In one Arachis duranensis cultivar V14167 chromosome 9, aradu.V14167.gnm2.J7QH, whole genome shotgun sequence genomic region, the following are encoded:
- the LOC107465866 gene encoding uncharacterized protein LOC107465866, translated as MENKRIWSDEETNAFVGFMEEFVVDGQRADCGQFKPGTFEKLALKMLEAFPGCTLTAKHCKNKHKRLKEKYQYAADMLACSGFGWNHDKQCVEVDSKDVLDAWMKAHPTKFYSPGKPFPLFHRLEGIFGRDRATGAAAVSGFDAEEQVNEETEDTAVGFDESDMSPYPDNGGGPAMQGQASQSEAGASAGSTRRYGRKRKQLDVLERMADHIQQSSADQRKNAQLIADAIVGVNEKWKVVEKLTQLGFGDDEVVRAILKFAKSPNVYAHFWGLSDSQMIRLVRSII; from the exons ATGGAGAACAAGCGTATTTGGAGTGATGAAGAGACAAACGCTTTTGTTGGCTTCATGGAGGAGTTTGTCGTAGACGGTCAGAGGGCTGATTGTGGGCAGTTTAAACCCGGAACATTCGAGAAACTGGCTCTGAAGATGCTAGAGGCCTTCCCCGGTTGTACACTGACCGCGAAGCACTGCAAGAATAAGCACAAGCGGTTGAAGGAGAAGTACCAGTACGCCGCTGACATGCTTGCTTGTAGTGGATTCGGCTGGAACCATGATAAACAATGTGTGGAGGTTGACAGCAAAGATGTCCTTGATGCATGGATGAAG GCACATCCGACCAAGTTCTACAGTCCTGGCAAGCCATTTCCTCTTTTTCACCGGCTGGAGGGTATATTTGGCAGGGATAGAGCCACAGGAGCAGCAGCAGTTAGTGGTTTTGATGCGGAAGAACAGGTTAACGAAGAGACAGAAGACACTGCAGTTGGATTTGATGAGTCTGATATGTCTCCATATCCAGACAATGGCGGAGGGCCAGCAATGCAAGGACAAGCATCACAATCTGAAGCAGGTGCGAGTGCAGGAAGCACAAGGCGATATGGGAGGAAGAGAAAACAACTTGACGTACTGGAGAGGATGGCCGACCATATTCAGCAATCTTCAGCTGACCAAAGGAAGAATGCCCAACTGATAGCTGATGCCATTGTTGGTGTGAACGAGAAGTGGAAGGTTGTCGAGAAGCTCACACAGCTTGGGTTCGGTGATGACGAGGTGGTGAGGGCGATTTTGAAGTTTGCTAAAAGTCCTAACGTGTATGCACACTTCTGGGGCTTGTCAGATTCACAGATGATTCGCCTTGTTCGCTCTATTATATGA